In Fimbriimonadales bacterium, the following are encoded in one genomic region:
- the groL gene encoding chaperonin GroEL (60 kDa chaperone family; promotes refolding of misfolded polypeptides especially under stressful conditions; forms two stacked rings of heptamers to form a barrel-shaped 14mer; ends can be capped by GroES; misfolded proteins enter the barrel where they are refolded when GroES binds), with protein sequence MAAKQILYDENARRALERGVNKVANAVKVTLGPKGRNVVLDKKWGSPTITKDGVTVAKEVELEDPFENMGAQLCKEVASKTSDVAGDGTTTATILAQALVTEGLRYVAAGGNPVALRRGIDKAVEAVVGQIQKMAQKVQNQEQIAFVASIAGNDPEIGKHVAEAMDKVGKDGVITVEESKGRETTLEVVEGMQFDRGYISPYFVTDPERMEAVLENPLILLHEKKISNAQEFLPFLERIAASRRPLLVIAEDVEGDALATLVLNKIRGVLQVCAVKAPGFGERRKAMLEDIAILTGGKFISEDLGIKLENVTLEMLGTAKKVVVTREDTTIIEGAGKKEDVLGRINVIKKQIETTESSYDKEKLQERLAKLSGGVAVIKVGASTETELKEKKARYEDALSATRAAVEEGIVPGGGVTLLSCIEGLEKVKSDDPDEQTGINIVKRALEEPIRTIAENAGYEGSVVVEKVRASKSGIGLDARTGQYVDMVKTGIIDPAKVTRFALQNAASIAGLVLTTEALVVEKPEPKKTTPPHPGGMEDYDM encoded by the coding sequence ATGGCAGCAAAGCAAATTTTATACGATGAAAATGCGCGACGCGCGTTGGAGCGCGGTGTCAATAAAGTCGCAAACGCAGTAAAAGTCACTTTAGGTCCCAAAGGGCGAAACGTCGTCTTGGATAAGAAATGGGGAAGCCCCACGATTACCAAAGACGGCGTTACCGTCGCTAAGGAAGTAGAGTTGGAAGACCCCTTCGAAAACATGGGTGCGCAACTCTGCAAAGAAGTCGCAAGCAAAACGAGCGATGTAGCCGGTGACGGAACGACCACGGCGACGATTCTTGCGCAGGCACTTGTAACGGAAGGTTTGCGTTATGTCGCTGCAGGAGGAAATCCAGTCGCTTTGCGTCGAGGGATTGACAAGGCAGTCGAAGCCGTCGTCGGTCAAATTCAAAAAATGGCGCAAAAGGTGCAAAACCAAGAGCAAATCGCGTTCGTGGCGAGCATTGCTGGCAACGACCCTGAAATCGGCAAACATGTCGCCGAAGCGATGGACAAAGTGGGAAAAGACGGTGTGATTACCGTCGAAGAAAGTAAAGGCAGAGAAACGACCCTCGAAGTGGTGGAGGGAATGCAATTCGATCGCGGATATATCAGTCCCTATTTCGTTACAGACCCGGAACGAATGGAGGCAGTATTAGAAAATCCGCTCATTCTTTTGCATGAAAAGAAAATCAGCAATGCACAGGAATTTCTGCCGTTTTTGGAAAGAATTGCCGCTTCGCGCAGGCCTTTATTGGTGATTGCGGAAGATGTCGAAGGCGACGCACTTGCAACATTAGTCCTCAACAAAATTCGCGGCGTTCTTCAAGTATGTGCCGTGAAGGCTCCAGGTTTCGGTGAGAGAAGAAAAGCGATGCTCGAAGACATCGCGATTCTCACCGGCGGCAAATTCATTTCTGAAGACCTCGGCATAAAACTCGAAAACGTTACGCTCGAAATGTTAGGCACGGCGAAGAAAGTCGTCGTAACACGCGAAGACACGACGATTATCGAAGGCGCCGGAAAGAAAGAAGACGTCCTCGGTCGCATCAACGTGATTAAAAAGCAAATCGAAACGACCGAATCGAGTTACGACAAAGAAAAATTGCAGGAACGACTTGCCAAATTGAGCGGCGGTGTTGCCGTTATTAAAGTCGGTGCGAGCACCGAAACAGAACTCAAAGAAAAGAAAGCACGCTATGAAGACGCGCTTTCCGCGACGCGCGCCGCTGTCGAAGAAGGCATCGTTCCGGGTGGCGGCGTAACTTTGCTCTCGTGCATCGAAGGGCTCGAGAAAGTAAAAAGCGATGACCCGGACGAACAAACCGGTATCAACATCGTCAAACGCGCGTTAGAAGAGCCGATTCGCACGATTGCCGAAAATGCGGGTTATGAAGGCAGCGTGGTTGTCGAGAAGGTTCGCGCGAGCAAAAGCGGAATCGGGCTCGATGCCCGCACCGGGCAATATGTAGATATGGTGAAAACTGGCATCATTGACCCGGCGAAAGTAACTCGCTTCGCTTTGCAAAATGCCGCTTCCATCGCTGGATTAGTTCTCACGACGGAGGCGTTGGTCGTAGAGAAACCAGAACCGAAGAAAACAACGCCCCCCCATCCGGGTGGAATGGAAGACTACGATATGTAA
- a CDS encoding AAA family ATPase yields MGTKTLLIGHPFIFSPLFDFFTDAIEIYDFDPKLPKKAIPITGKADLEEDGSNLAIVLKDIIKSKDKKRKLSNLVRDLLPFVDTLDVERFADKSLLFTLREIYAKNRYLPASLISDGTINITALIIALYFGRKSLIIIEEPERNIHPYLISEIIKFDERCIAGKTDYCYHS; encoded by the coding sequence TTGGGCACAAAAACCTTGCTTATAGGACATCCCTTCATTTTCTCACCTCTTTTTGATTTTTTCACTGATGCTATCGAAATATATGATTTTGATCCCAAGTTGCCAAAGAAAGCCATTCCCATAACTGGAAAAGCCGATTTGGAAGAAGACGGAAGTAACTTAGCCATCGTACTCAAAGATATCATAAAAAGCAAGGATAAAAAAAGAAAACTCTCCAATTTGGTGAGGGACCTTTTACCATTTGTGGATACTTTAGATGTGGAAAGGTTTGCAGATAAATCTTTGCTCTTTACCTTGCGAGAAATATACGCTAAAAATCGGTACTTGCCAGCATCATTGATTTCTGATGGGACAATAAACATAACGGCTCTAATTATCGCTTTATATTTTGGAAGAAAATCATTAATAATAATTGAAGAACCTGAGCGGAATATACACCCTTACCTCATCTCCGAGATAATTAAATTTGATGAAAGATGCATCGCGGGAAAAACAGATTATTGTTACCACTCATAA
- the lgt gene encoding prolipoprotein diacylglyceryl transferase, whose amino-acid sequence MLPELFRLGPIPIRSFGLMVVLGTLAALWMGIRRAKRFRIPGEGLVELAFWMVLIGIIGARLVYVALEWKSYSQNPWAIFKFYEGGITSFGGILFGLLTMAIWSRRAKISFVRVLDLAAAPVLVAFGIGRIGCFLNGCCHGGPCELPIAVHFPNVPYAAHPAQLYDTAMNWIGAAILLWIERRSLVNGLVSLSAGMLAALGFVFFGVSRFIYEIFRIGASSEPVVQGASVTSAQLAAIFMVAFGLLWLLRLQWKRTATAHLE is encoded by the coding sequence ATGCTTCCGGAGCTCTTCCGTTTAGGTCCCATTCCCATCCGCAGTTTCGGTTTGATGGTCGTTCTCGGGACACTCGCCGCCCTTTGGATGGGGATACGCAGGGCGAAACGATTTCGAATTCCTGGAGAAGGATTAGTCGAGTTAGCCTTTTGGATGGTGTTGATCGGCATCATCGGCGCGCGACTGGTGTACGTTGCACTCGAATGGAAGTCTTACTCCCAAAACCCTTGGGCAATTTTTAAATTTTATGAAGGCGGAATAACGAGTTTCGGAGGGATTTTATTCGGGTTGCTCACGATGGCGATATGGTCGAGGAGGGCGAAGATTTCTTTCGTACGAGTGTTGGACCTTGCAGCTGCACCAGTTTTAGTCGCATTCGGAATAGGAAGAATCGGATGTTTTCTCAACGGTTGTTGTCATGGGGGACCTTGCGAGTTGCCGATCGCTGTGCATTTTCCGAACGTTCCTTACGCCGCTCATCCAGCGCAACTTTATGACACGGCGATGAATTGGATAGGAGCAGCTATCCTTTTGTGGATTGAAAGAAGAAGCCTCGTAAATGGTTTGGTCTCGTTGAGTGCAGGGATGCTCGCCGCGTTAGGGTTCGTATTTTTCGGAGTTAGCCGTTTCATTTACGAAATCTTTCGGATTGGTGCGAGTTCAGAACCGGTTGTTCAAGGTGCATCGGTAACAAGCGCACAACTCGCTGCGATTTTCATGGTCGCTTTCGGGTTGCTTTGGCTTTTGCGTTTACAATGGAAACGAACGGCGACGGCGCATCTCGAATGA
- a CDS encoding AAA family ATPase, with translation MAIRKIRISNFKSFENIEVELGDFNILIGANASGKSNFIQVFRFLMDIPTHKLDNAISMQGGVEYLRNINIGSSKCLSLEIVSDNKFARYGRVLKTKAKEPMGMEVYETIYKFAIKFNKRGSGYEINEDKLTQRINIVKFKIHKKKIEERKKIGQGEMVFSNIKGRLNTDLKLQEGLPIEKDDIIPRFLRDFKFGHKNLAYRTSLHFLTSF, from the coding sequence ATGGCCATAAGGAAAATCAGAATATCGAACTTCAAGAGTTTTGAGAATATAGAAGTAGAGCTTGGTGACTTCAATATATTGATTGGAGCTAACGCTTCTGGGAAATCTAATTTTATACAGGTATTTAGATTTTTAATGGATATACCAACCCATAAATTGGATAATGCAATATCTATGCAGGGAGGCGTTGAATATCTCAGGAATATAAACATCGGTTCATCAAAATGTCTTTCATTAGAAATAGTATCCGACAATAAATTTGCACGATATGGACGAGTGTTAAAAACAAAAGCGAAAGAGCCGATGGGAATGGAAGTTTATGAAACGATTTATAAATTTGCCATTAAATTTAACAAAAGAGGAAGTGGATATGAAATTAACGAAGATAAATTAACACAAAGAATTAACATTGTTAAATTTAAAATTCATAAGAAAAAAATAGAAGAAAGAAAGAAAATTGGTCAAGGAGAAATGGTTTTTTCAAATATAAAAGGAAGACTTAATACTGACTTAAAACTGCAGGAAGGGCTGCCAATAGAAAAGGATGATATTATCCCACGTTTTTTGAGAGACTTTAAATTTGGGCACAAAAACCTTGCTTATAGGACATCCCTTCATTTTCTCACCTCTTTTTGA
- a CDS encoding CARDB domain-containing protein: MRFHFLIALFILFFSIPCFADTLKLKDGRVKTGVYIRDEGIRIQVWQLLQEVGSPGFLTYPRSTVESYTIERGEEWDKKPNLPDLSVTFIEINPKLAGLHGRVSYDIFGRPKMQGSALIEDLGEDSYLFPERAARKLKLKYKEGELLTLTAHVKNVGFASSKPFRFQWILDGKVMKEEQFNRSLKEMEETTFSYKTPWREGEHYITARVVPQQAEIATINNSVTDPMWGFALVYVVHKGRVNAWHQNRTAYGTFSFEDFYRWHIEIMNLLFENSIYPSAPNGIKARVRLDRIVYADDVEKEVEKLVAPDGIRYDQGLWIWIDDQDRQKNWQPPTKEWRNQTEWSLPHELGHQLGLTDLYALDYDGDDYHTMPDTGEKVTHFMTRPLTMMHWHGPHLWSEVCAGYLNTSWDKPRGHFGDFYFAIPEENFLRIVDINGKGVPDARIEIFQRGAEVDKNAKPIERNGAVFYPVIEDGNFGKRVSKDPVITGKTDKNGVFRLLNRPVKEVRTLNGFHRKPNPFGNINVVGERGLMLVKVTKDEKPCYFWLEIFDFNVAYFRGHRNRFEMLLKTSYGSEDSPLAPIDVAVTKLDDNHVKVTWDLPPQKRSQHYLDRVIGFRVYRRISNDGLNDHPWFPVATLGPNAREVVLDLRSAPDELYWFSKVNRFAVASVGEHGLESGLVEVVLK; the protein is encoded by the coding sequence ATGCGTTTTCATTTTCTTATCGCTCTATTCATTTTATTCTTTTCGATACCCTGTTTTGCAGATACACTGAAGTTGAAAGACGGTCGAGTGAAAACAGGAGTCTACATTCGAGACGAAGGGATTCGAATTCAAGTTTGGCAGTTGCTTCAAGAAGTAGGTTCTCCCGGCTTTCTTACCTATCCTCGCAGTACAGTAGAGAGCTATACAATCGAACGCGGAGAGGAGTGGGATAAAAAACCGAATCTTCCCGACCTTTCCGTTACCTTCATCGAAATCAATCCGAAATTAGCAGGTCTTCATGGTCGAGTGTCTTACGACATTTTCGGACGACCGAAAATGCAGGGAAGTGCTCTAATCGAAGACCTCGGCGAAGATAGTTATCTTTTTCCAGAAAGAGCGGCTCGCAAATTAAAACTGAAATACAAAGAAGGAGAACTTCTCACGCTCACTGCGCATGTAAAAAATGTCGGATTCGCCTCGTCGAAGCCGTTCCGTTTTCAATGGATTCTCGATGGAAAGGTAATGAAAGAAGAACAATTCAATCGTTCTTTGAAAGAGATGGAGGAGACGACATTCAGTTATAAGACTCCATGGAGAGAGGGGGAGCACTATATCACTGCGCGTGTCGTTCCACAGCAAGCCGAAATCGCGACGATCAATAATTCAGTAACCGACCCGATGTGGGGTTTCGCTTTAGTTTATGTCGTGCACAAAGGACGTGTGAATGCATGGCATCAGAATCGAACGGCATACGGAACGTTTTCTTTCGAGGATTTTTATCGCTGGCATATCGAAATTATGAATTTACTTTTCGAAAACAGCATTTATCCATCCGCACCGAATGGAATTAAAGCGAGAGTGCGATTGGACAGAATCGTGTATGCAGACGATGTCGAAAAAGAAGTCGAGAAACTCGTTGCGCCAGACGGAATTCGATACGACCAAGGGCTGTGGATTTGGATAGACGACCAAGACCGTCAAAAGAATTGGCAGCCCCCCACGAAGGAATGGCGCAATCAAACGGAATGGTCTCTCCCTCATGAATTAGGACATCAATTAGGATTAACCGATTTATATGCGTTAGATTACGATGGAGACGATTATCACACGATGCCGGATACAGGCGAAAAAGTTACGCATTTCATGACGCGCCCACTCACGATGATGCATTGGCACGGACCGCATTTGTGGTCCGAAGTATGCGCAGGATATCTCAACACTTCTTGGGACAAACCTCGTGGGCATTTCGGTGATTTCTATTTCGCAATTCCCGAAGAGAATTTTTTGCGCATCGTGGATATCAACGGCAAAGGAGTTCCAGACGCTCGAATTGAGATTTTCCAGAGGGGGGCGGAAGTAGATAAAAATGCAAAACCGATAGAGCGAAATGGCGCTGTCTTTTATCCGGTTATAGAAGACGGAAATTTCGGAAAGAGGGTTTCGAAAGACCCCGTGATTACCGGAAAAACGGACAAAAATGGAGTTTTCCGTTTGCTGAATCGTCCTGTGAAAGAAGTTCGAACTCTCAATGGTTTTCATCGCAAACCGAATCCGTTCGGAAATATCAACGTAGTAGGCGAACGAGGTTTGATGCTCGTGAAAGTCACGAAAGACGAAAAACCGTGTTACTTTTGGTTGGAGATTTTCGATTTCAACGTCGCGTATTTCAGAGGGCATCGAAATCGTTTCGAAATGCTTTTGAAGACCTCCTACGGCTCTGAAGATTCACCTCTCGCGCCTATAGATGTCGCCGTTACGAAGTTGGATGACAACCATGTAAAAGTTACATGGGACCTACCTCCTCAAAAGCGTTCGCAACACTATCTCGACCGCGTGATTGGATTTCGTGTGTATCGGCGGATTTCCAACGATGGGCTGAACGACCATCCGTGGTTTCCTGTGGCGACTCTCGGCCCGAACGCTCGGGAAGTCGTTTTAGATTTGCGCAGCGCTCCTGATGAACTCTATTGGTTTTCGAAAGTGAATCGTTTCGCCGTGGCGTCCGTCGGTGAACATGGATTGGAAAGTGGGTTAGTCGAGGTGGTGCTGAAATAA
- the fabF gene encoding beta-ketoacyl-ACP synthase II: MMRERDPAERVVVTGLGAISPIGNDVETFWRNALSGKNGIGKITFFDASRFACKIAGEVKDFDPSVFLDAKEARRLTRFIQFAVAASDMAIRNACLDLESEDRNRIGVLIGSGIGGLDILTENLRRLFSDGPDKVSPFLVPYMIPDMASGYVSIRYNLKGPNSCVVTACSTGANAIGDAAAIIKRGEADVMIAGGVEAPIVEISLGGFSAARALSTRNDDPEHASRPFDAKRDGFVMSEGAGILVLESLSHARERNAKIFAEVVGYAQTADAFHITQPEPSADGAARSMALAMKYASLNPEDITYINAHGTSTPYNDRLETLAIKKVFGEHAYKVPISSTKSMIGHSLGAAGALESIVCIKALQENWIPPTINYEFPDPECDLDYVPNKARQTEMRFAMKNSFGFGGHNATLIFAKAGLLDGTND; this comes from the coding sequence ATGATGCGAGAAAGAGACCCTGCAGAACGGGTCGTTGTAACGGGTCTTGGCGCGATTTCGCCTATCGGAAACGACGTCGAAACATTTTGGAGAAATGCTCTTTCCGGGAAAAACGGCATCGGAAAAATAACATTTTTCGATGCGTCTCGTTTCGCATGCAAAATTGCAGGTGAAGTCAAAGATTTCGATCCATCTGTTTTTCTCGATGCAAAGGAGGCGCGCAGATTGACGCGTTTCATTCAATTCGCAGTCGCCGCAAGCGATATGGCGATTCGTAACGCATGCTTGGATCTGGAAAGCGAAGACAGAAACCGAATCGGCGTGCTTATCGGGTCGGGAATCGGAGGGTTGGATATACTTACCGAAAATCTGAGAAGGCTTTTTTCCGATGGACCCGATAAAGTCTCTCCGTTTTTAGTTCCTTATATGATTCCCGATATGGCGAGTGGTTACGTTTCGATTCGTTACAATTTGAAAGGTCCGAACAGTTGTGTCGTAACGGCGTGCAGCACAGGGGCGAACGCAATCGGCGATGCTGCGGCAATTATCAAACGCGGGGAAGCGGACGTGATGATTGCAGGGGGGGTTGAAGCGCCTATCGTGGAAATTTCATTGGGGGGGTTCTCCGCTGCTCGCGCATTGAGCACGAGAAACGATGACCCGGAACACGCAAGTAGACCTTTCGATGCAAAACGCGATGGTTTCGTGATGAGTGAAGGTGCAGGGATTCTGGTATTGGAATCATTAAGCCATGCACGAGAAAGAAATGCAAAAATTTTCGCAGAAGTCGTAGGCTATGCACAAACTGCCGACGCGTTTCACATCACGCAACCCGAACCGAGCGCAGACGGAGCGGCTCGTTCTATGGCATTGGCAATGAAGTATGCTTCTTTGAATCCAGAAGACATCACGTATATCAACGCTCATGGCACTAGCACGCCTTACAACGACCGATTGGAAACGCTCGCAATCAAAAAAGTATTCGGCGAACATGCGTACAAAGTACCCATTAGCAGTACGAAATCCATGATTGGGCATTCCCTCGGTGCGGCTGGGGCTTTGGAATCCATCGTGTGCATCAAAGCCTTGCAAGAAAACTGGATTCCGCCGACAATCAATTATGAATTTCCAGATCCTGAATGCGACCTGGATTATGTTCCGAACAAGGCTCGACAAACGGAGATGCGTTTCGCAATGAAGAATTCTTTCGGTTTCGGAGGTCACAACGCAACTTTGATATTCGCTAAGGCGGGATTGCTCGATGGAACAAATGACTAA
- the acpP gene encoding acyl carrier protein, with product MDNIFERVKEVIVAELACKEEDVTPDARFVEDLGADSLDVVQLVMVLEDKFQIDIPDEDVERLRTVDDVVNYIQQKVGVEA from the coding sequence ATGGATAATATTTTCGAGCGTGTAAAAGAAGTCATCGTTGCCGAATTGGCGTGCAAGGAGGAGGATGTAACTCCGGATGCGCGTTTCGTGGAAGATTTAGGCGCAGATTCATTGGATGTCGTCCAACTAGTCATGGTTTTAGAGGATAAATTTCAAATCGACATCCCCGACGAAGACGTCGAACGTTTGCGTACAGTGGACGACGTCGTTAACTACATTCAACAAAAAGTCGGGGTCGAAGCCTAA
- a CDS encoding Crp/Fnr family transcriptional regulator, producing MPGEQEKAKGRVPVMEALEMSSLLNALRPDQKASLAASAIPAQASKGEVIWVAGTNQEYFGLVRSGFVKMVRADTGGTETVLELMGPGQIFGMLGLIEGSGCPLSAVAITDVSYLKIPKRALLPIYEQSMALKEQLIRRITTRLHNTHEVLAHMTRGRVEERIASILLLLAQSYGERINDSIEVQVPLTRQDISDMAGTTVETTIRILSRWQKDKIISTSKHYITILDEHALESFLTV from the coding sequence ATGCCCGGGGAACAAGAAAAAGCGAAAGGGCGCGTGCCTGTCATGGAGGCTCTTGAAATGAGTTCCCTACTCAACGCCCTTCGCCCCGACCAGAAAGCATCGCTCGCGGCGTCTGCCATTCCAGCACAAGCCTCGAAGGGAGAGGTAATTTGGGTGGCCGGAACCAATCAGGAATATTTCGGGCTCGTGAGGTCGGGTTTCGTAAAGATGGTACGAGCGGATACGGGGGGGACAGAAACAGTACTCGAACTTATGGGTCCCGGTCAAATTTTCGGAATGCTCGGCCTTATCGAGGGGAGCGGTTGTCCACTGAGTGCAGTCGCTATTACGGATGTCTCCTATCTCAAAATTCCCAAGCGAGCGCTTTTGCCGATTTACGAACAAAGCATGGCACTGAAAGAACAGTTGATTCGTCGAATCACGACAAGACTCCACAACACACATGAAGTCTTGGCGCACATGACGAGAGGGCGAGTCGAAGAGCGAATCGCTTCTATTTTACTTTTGCTCGCGCAATCCTACGGTGAGAGAATAAACGACAGCATTGAAGTGCAAGTACCTTTGACGCGTCAAGATATCAGCGATATGGCGGGTACGACCGTCGAGACGACAATACGAATATTGAGCCGTTGGCAAAAAGACAAAATTATATCTACATCGAAACACTACATCACGATTCTCGACGAGCACGCCTTAGAATCGTTTTTAACAGTTTGA
- a CDS encoding alpha/beta fold hydrolase: protein MTTLLIALAVGGGVYLLFLFLVAWIAIHPPRSPIFLSPSALGAPTEEIEFESDGLKLRGWWVPHPDPRGVFVLAHGYVMNRSENAALAARFYDSGFSSLLFDSRGCGKSEGTNVGFGWLERIDVLNALRFAAAKAPNLPKILLGSSMGAAACAFALAEEPSLADGLVLDSSYHDLPSATSGWWNFLGGKTASVVLFPVMFIGWLLTGINPYRVNVGDALKKIDKKILILHGKRDVMIPPFHAVKNHEVCSNSRLIWSESAGHAEMRWIETERYIKEVMDYVREIVIGK from the coding sequence ATGACGACTCTTCTTATCGCACTTGCGGTAGGGGGGGGAGTGTATCTGCTTTTTTTGTTCCTGGTCGCATGGATTGCGATTCATCCTCCACGTTCTCCGATATTTTTATCTCCTTCTGCATTGGGTGCTCCCACCGAAGAAATCGAATTCGAAAGCGATGGATTGAAATTGCGTGGTTGGTGGGTGCCCCACCCCGACCCACGTGGTGTGTTCGTCCTCGCGCATGGTTATGTGATGAATCGCTCAGAAAATGCCGCGTTAGCCGCTCGATTCTACGATTCGGGTTTTTCCTCTTTACTGTTCGATTCACGCGGATGTGGCAAGAGCGAGGGAACAAACGTCGGATTCGGTTGGCTCGAGAGAATCGACGTTTTGAATGCATTGCGTTTCGCTGCTGCAAAGGCACCGAATCTTCCGAAAATTCTTCTCGGCTCCAGCATGGGAGCGGCGGCATGTGCTTTCGCTCTCGCCGAAGAGCCGTCTTTAGCGGATGGACTCGTTTTAGACAGTTCCTATCATGATTTGCCTTCTGCAACATCGGGATGGTGGAATTTTTTGGGGGGGAAGACCGCGTCGGTCGTTTTATTTCCTGTGATGTTCATAGGTTGGCTTCTCACTGGAATTAATCCTTATCGCGTGAACGTTGGCGATGCTTTAAAGAAAATCGATAAAAAAATTCTGATACTGCACGGTAAGCGAGATGTCATGATTCCGCCTTTCCATGCCGTGAAAAATCACGAAGTATGTAGTAACTCTCGATTGATATGGTCTGAATCCGCTGGGCATGCTGAGATGCGCTGGATAGAAACGGAACGATATATCAAAGAGGTTATGGATTACGTACGGGAAATAGTTATTGGAAAATAA
- a CDS encoding cupin domain-containing protein gives MKFYVFALCSVSLCLLTSWTGSQSTPDKRSQFEPKLMSVDSILEHIKPQENSPVRIFTQGEHCTVNVIQAKSQIKSHYHAKHEEVVYVVSGTGTMRLGNRTYTVKSGDLMYIPKNTVHGFTLQSQECVVVSVFSPTFDGKDRIFVDDK, from the coding sequence ATGAAGTTTTATGTTTTTGCTTTATGCAGTGTTTCTCTATGCCTGCTAACGAGTTGGACCGGAAGCCAATCCACACCCGACAAGAGAAGCCAATTCGAACCGAAACTCATGTCGGTAGACTCCATACTCGAGCATATAAAACCGCAAGAGAATTCCCCTGTACGAATTTTTACGCAAGGAGAGCATTGCACGGTTAATGTAATCCAAGCGAAATCGCAAATAAAATCGCATTATCATGCCAAACACGAAGAGGTAGTGTATGTGGTATCGGGCACGGGAACGATGCGTTTGGGAAATCGCACATACACGGTAAAGTCAGGCGATTTGATGTATATTCCTAAAAATACTGTTCACGGGTTTACATTGCAAAGTCAGGAGTGTGTGGTCGTTTCTGTTTTCTCTCCGACTTTCGATGGAAAAGACCGTATTTTCGTGGACGATAAATAA
- the groES gene encoding co-chaperone GroES — MDIRPLYDKVVIEPLEEEDKSTGGLYLPDTAKKKPQIGKVVAVGDGKILEDGTRVDLTVKVGDKVLFSKYGGNEVTVNGKEYMILDEDQIFAIIK; from the coding sequence ATGGATATTCGACCCCTGTACGACAAAGTCGTTATAGAACCTCTCGAAGAAGAGGACAAATCTACAGGAGGGCTCTACCTCCCCGACACGGCAAAAAAGAAACCGCAAATCGGAAAGGTCGTTGCCGTCGGTGATGGAAAAATTTTAGAAGACGGTACCCGAGTAGATTTGACGGTGAAGGTCGGCGACAAGGTGTTGTTTTCGAAATACGGTGGCAACGAAGTCACTGTGAATGGAAAGGAGTACATGATTCTCGACGAAGACCAAATCTTCGCAATCATCAAATAA
- a CDS encoding thioredoxin family protein, with amino-acid sequence MAATSTMLPLGSEAPSFRLKDTEGRIVSLDDVKDAKAYLIMFVCNHCPYVMHVAKELGEIGREYSEKGVAIFAINSNDPEQYPEDSVVNMKIKAEEWGWTFPYLVDETQEVAKAYRAACTPDFYVFDENKKLVYRGQLDDSRPGNNIPVTGSDLRHALDAVLAGEKPSENQKPSVGCSIKWKPGNEPEYMKLVMR; translated from the coding sequence ATGGCTGCGACTTCGACGATGCTACCTTTAGGGTCGGAAGCACCCTCGTTTCGATTGAAAGATACCGAAGGAAGAATAGTCTCCCTGGACGATGTTAAAGACGCAAAGGCGTATTTGATTATGTTCGTTTGCAACCACTGCCCCTATGTCATGCATGTAGCGAAAGAATTGGGGGAAATCGGAAGGGAATATTCCGAAAAAGGAGTTGCCATTTTTGCAATCAATTCGAACGACCCAGAGCAATATCCCGAAGATTCCGTCGTGAATATGAAGATCAAGGCGGAAGAATGGGGCTGGACGTTTCCGTATCTCGTAGACGAAACCCAGGAAGTTGCTAAAGCCTATCGTGCGGCTTGCACTCCTGATTTTTACGTGTTCGATGAAAACAAGAAATTGGTTTATCGTGGGCAACTCGATGACAGCCGCCCCGGAAATAACATTCCCGTTACTGGCTCCGATTTACGCCACGCTTTGGATGCGGTCCTCGCAGGAGAAAAACCCAGCGAAAACCAAAAGCCGAGTGTCGGATGCAGCATAAAGTGGAAACCCGGAAACGAACCCGAGTACATGAAATTGGTTATGAGGTAA